The sequence below is a genomic window from Zygosaccharomyces rouxii strain CBS732 chromosome D complete sequence.
TGAACACTATCAGACAACGTAGGGAACTGTACAACTGCTACAGTCTCAAAAGGTTGTCTCACTTGTAGTTTAACTGTAACTTCAGTGACAATTGCTAATGTACCTTCACTGCCAACTAATAAACCTGTTAAATTGTAACCTGCACTACTCTTTCTAGGTCTTCTCTTTGTCTTTATAATGGTGCCATCCGGCAGAACAGCCTTTACAGATATTATGTTGGCCCCCATGGATCCGTACCTAGTTGCACCAATACCAGAAGCGTTGGTATTAACCATACCACATATGTGAGCTCCTGGACCGCAATCACACCCGAGCATTAAATTTTCTAGCCCTGGCTGTTGGGTCAAATATTCGTTTAACTGTTGCCAGCCAACTCCTGCTTGTACAAGGGCGTCCAAATCGTCAGGGAACacttgaagaatttgattcatCTTGGAAGTGTTGATGATAATACATTCTCTAGTGGAATAAGTACTACCTTCCAAACAGGTACCACCAGAAAAGGGAACCACAGGAATTCTATACTCTGTAgctaatttcatcactCGAGAAACGTCTTCAGTGGATTCCACATAGATAACAGATCTCGGTCTTTGGTCAGGTAATGGTTTACCAATAttaaatccattttcagTATGGTGACTTATGGCTGCAGCTGTGGAAACAACTTTAGTTTCACCGATAGCTTTCCCTATCTCTTGTACACATTTTTCCAAGTCTTGTGAAGAACCGTATTGTGGTGGATTCAGTTGATCTAAAGGTGTAGTCGATCCTAAAGGGAATCTCTGTGTCTTGGAATAGTGAGAATCCCACTCTTGGATTAAAAAGAATCCAATAATACTACCTAGCGTGAAAGAACCGGTAATTGACGCAAAGGAACTAAATCGATTGCCATTAGAGATTAACCTCTTCGAGCTTTGAAACCTCACAGCATTAAGATTACGACTCAATTGATTCGGCCTTCTGACAAATTGCCTACAAAATGCTCTGCCTAGCATGATTGATACCTTAAAATCATATACGCTCGAGAGTGAATGGAAGGTTCATTTTTACTTTTGGGCATACATCGAAGTAATCATCTTTTTATAAACCCACGAAAATATCGTAAATCATCTTGGTTAGGTAGATTAAAGGCGGCTTGACCGATAACACATTGACGTTGTGGCGTCGTGATAAGCAGGTGATAGAAAGGCTGCATATTGGCAGTAAGGTTACTTTTAACGTTTTGCTTGCGTCTTGTCAAATATTAAAATCTCGAGAAGGAAAGTGGAAAACAGCTTGATTGGGACGAAAGATAAAATGAGAATAGAGGCAGGGATAGGGGAGCTAAAATATTACAGGTTCGAAAGGATAATACTAACACATACGAAAATgtattaatattattggTATCATGCATTCAAAAAATATATGACTAAAAATTAAAGCCCTGCAGGGGGCTCGAACCCCTAACCTTGTGATTAAGAGTCACACGCGCTACCGATTGCGCCAGCAAGGCTCCTAATTGGTTAGGATACCAAAACTTTTGTTAGACCTAAATGCATACATAAAGTCATATGATCAAGCTAGTACATCATTGTGTAGTTTGTTCAATAATACAGCGTTAATTGATCTATAATCATTCTTGTATATGTTTCCTCTAATACAGAGCTCATTCCGTCATTGTCTCTCTTTATGGCCTAGGCTTTTCTTTTAAGTATCCCGATATCAATCGCGGCTATTGCCATCAACTAAACAACAGTGGAAGAACATCAACCAAGTTAGAGCGTTATGACTGGCGTGAAAGCTGAACCTAATGCCGATGATATGGCAACTATTCAAGAGATCCCTACTACAAAGAAATCCAAGGTCAGTTCTAGCGATGCTTCCCATAGTAATCGCCAAGCTCTGGCTAGCAAATCTGTAAACCAAAGCAGAACACCAAGTAATAGTAGAGAGAAGGAACTGCAAATGCGCAAATTCGAAAGTTTCCTTTTGAAACCCGGTCAAGTACCTGCTGGTAAGGATTGTTTAACAGATTCAGttaagaaggaaaaggtGCAAGCCAAATCGCCTGTCAGTTCGGCGGCTACTTCGGAAGAATCGAGTTTAAGAGAAGGTGTTGAACCAGATGAAATTCCAACGAAAAGATCAGCTGAAAAGGATATTGTTCAACCgttcaaaagaagagaattAAATGAAAAGTTCGAAGAATTGTCAAATTTTGTAGAAGATACGGAACAAGTTAAACAATTAGATAATCCAGGTGAATACGTCAAAATCGATAAGCTGTTATACCAACcacaagaagatgaaaatgggtcaattttccaagaattagaacaaCAATCCGAGAGGGAATTCTGTACTCAGGCCTCATCTTGGTCATTGCAAGaatggattcaaaatgGTCAACATTTACTCAATACTCATGCGAAACTTGTTGGGAAACTTGTTAAACATAGAATCGAATTGTCCATAAAATTCCAAGTCATTACAAATGCTATTAATGATAGAGCTGATGCACTTAACGCCCAAGGTATCTTAGTAGATCAGAAATTGCAAAGAATCAAAACATTAGGGGAAGAAATACTTCATATAATTTAAACCCCCGCAGCTACTATCATTCACAACTTCATAGTCACAATTGCTAGTAATCAGGTTGATTAATTCGTAGTTTACTTATTTAACTGTACAcagaaaatccaaaataaATTGTTATTAAATTTAGactcttcttctgaaaCGTCTCTCTCTTTGAGCAGAAACGTTGGTAACGGACAATGGCAATTTCAAACCTAGAGACTTAACCAAGTCAGAAGTTTGGTTGTCAACGTTCAAAACACCCTTAGAGTGAGACAAGTCCAAGGCAGAGACATCTGGAACGTATTGGTcctttctttctctttcttcttcttgcaatttgaaagagatACCTCTGACAGGACCCTTTTGGattctcttcatcaagTGGGTACTGTAACCAGCGATCTTGTTTCTCAATCTCTTGGATTGGATGGTGGCAATTTCATCACATAATCTCTTGTTGGTTTGGAATTCCAAACTCAACTTTGGATAGTAACGTTCAATCAAAGCCTTAGAGGCACGCTTAACGGTCTTAGTTCTAACTCTACCCATTTCTGAATAACTTGTCTCGAGGTCTTtatttcttgttcaaaGGGTCCCaataatttccaattttccACTATATGAAAAGAATATATTGATTGATGATAATTTTACAGTCGCTCTGCTGCGTGGGTAGTTAGGGAAGTCTGGAGAGTCCGTGGTACCGGTAGGCGGGGAGAGCACTCTCTCGGAAACAGCTCAAAGGAAGCTACTCCCGGAAGCTCTGCCTAGAGCAAGTGATACCGCTCTGCCTAGCTCCTGCGTAGAGCCGCAACTCTGTGGATGCTTAGCGAGGACCTGCCAGACGGATGGCGCTGGGCGTCGCGCGAGCGGAACAAAGAGGGTAAATGCAACTTTCTAAAAGGACGCAAATgttttcttgaaatttttcagtaCCGACATGATGGTGTACAGATGTATAGAAATATAGAAATATGTGTGGGTTGAGAAGGTCCAAGTCTACACTTGATTTAGATATGTATGCTTGCTAGGACAAACATACTATGCTATAGTTTATACTATGCTATAGTTTAGGGCGGTGTTGAATAGTATCAGACGTAAGGTAAAGAAGTAAGAAGTGCGATCAACCTTAACCGAATAAGCTTCTCACCTAGTGTCTTTCAACATACTAGGAATTCTGAGATGCATACATGAGCAATCAGTAACTTAAAACTCATTTGTAGATCTACTCCTTGTCTCTTGAACCAACCTAACCCAAGCTATCTGAGCCATCCAATATCATATATGCTTGCATTCGGTACAAAAAAAGGCATAGTTTCCGTACCTTGGCGGCTAATTCAATTGGTATTACCCTCGATTTACTATGTTACCCGGCATTCCAAAAGATATGCCAAAAGAAAACACCAAAATTAATTACGTAGGACCACCACCCCCGGAGGTTAAAGAGTCAATAGTCAAATGATCTTGATGCCCATATAAACATAAGAAATATAAAGGGCTGATACTAGTTCACGGTCAATAGActtctcttcttctacTTCTTCCTTCCTTTATTACAATGTCCAATAAGTTTCACTGCGATGTGTGCTCAGCGGATTGTACTGATAGGGTGAGAATCTCTTGTGCAGAATGTCCAGAATACGATTTATGCGTATTGTGCTTCTCAAAGGGGTTATATAATGGCAATCATAGACCATATCACGATTATAGAATCATTGAAAC
It includes:
- a CDS encoding FAD-binding oxidoreductase (similar to uniprot|P32891 Saccharomyces cerevisiae YDL174C DLD1 D-lactate dehydrogenase oxidizes D-lactate to pyruvate transcription is heme-dependent repressed by glucose and derepressed in ethanol or lactate located in the mitochondrial inner membrane), whose protein sequence is MLGRAFCRQFVRRPNQLSRNLNAVRFQSSKRLISNGNRFSSFASITGSFTLGSIIGFFLIQEWDSHYSKTQRFPLGSTTPLDQLNPPQYGSSQDLEKCVQEIGKAIGETKVVSTAAAISHHTENGFNIGKPLPDQRPRSVIYVESTEDVSRVMKLATEYRIPVVPFSGGTCLEGSTYSTRECIIINTSKMNQILQVFPDDLDALVQAGVGWQQLNEYLTQQPGLENLMLGCDCGPGAHICGMVNTNASGIGATRYGSMGANIISVKAVLPDGTIIKTKRRPRKSSAGYNLTGLLVGSEGTLAIVTEVTVKLQVRQPFETVAVVQFPTLSDSVQAVSDLFKKGFQFNAIEMLDAKTMECVNKSNQISRTYENVPTLFFKIAGLNKTVVNEYIKELKHIVKLNHCTKVETARSNEEATELFAARKNVLYMMLDYGFNEVHEEAKMWITDFAVPISTMASTLEKVGQLLDTKPLHYMVLGHVGDGNFHCDIFYRPDQYQLVKDVVHQMNKITLDHEGTCSGEHGVGLSKRDFLQEELGKDTIDFMRRLKVSIDPLRILNPDKMIKIDPKDPVDEYLKGI
- the ECM11 gene encoding Ecm11p (weakly similar to uniprot|Q04110 Saccharomyces cerevisiae YDR446W ECM11 Non-essential protein of unknown function GFP fusion protein is present in discrete clusters in the nucleus throughout mitosis may be involved in maintaining chromatin structure) produces the protein MTGVKAEPNADDMATIQEIPTTKKSKVSSSDASHSNRQALASKSVNQSRTPSNSREKELQMRKFESFLLKPGQVPAGKDCLTDSVKKEKVQAKSPVSSAATSEESSLREGVEPDEIPTKRSAEKDIVQPFKRRELNEKFEELSNFVEDTEQVKQLDNPGEYVKIDKLLYQPQEDENGSIFQELEQQSEREFCTQASSWSLQEWIQNGQHLLNTHAKLVGKLVKHRIELSIKFQVITNAINDRADALNAQGILVDQKLQRIKTLGEEILHII
- the RPS17B gene encoding 40S ribosomal protein eS17 (highly similar to uniprot|P02407 Saccharomyces cerevisiae YML024W RPS17A and to uniprot|P14127 Saccharomyces cerevisiae YDR447C RPS17B Ribosomal proteins 51 (rp51) of the small (40s) subunit), translating into MGRVRTKTVKRASKALIERYYPKLSLEFQTNKRLCDEIATIQSKRLRNKIAGYSTHLMKRIQKGPVRGISFKLQEEERERKDQYVPDVSALDLSHSKGVLNVDNQTSDLVKSLGLKLPLSVTNVSAQRERRFRRRV